Proteins encoded together in one Mus musculus strain C57BL/6J chromosome 16, GRCm38.p6 C57BL/6J window:
- the Septin5 gene encoding septin-5, with protein MSTGLRYKSKLATPEDKQDIDKQYVGFATLPNQVHRKSVKKGFDFTLMVAGESGLGKSTLVHSLFLTDLYKDRKLLSAEERINQTVEILKHTVDIEEKGVKLKLTIVDTPGFGDAVNNSECWKPITDYVDQQFEQYFRDESGLNRKNIQDNRVHCCLYFISPFGHGLRPVDVGFMKALHEKVNIVPLIAKADCLVPSEIRKLKDRIREEIDKFGIHVYQFPECDSDEDEDFKQQDRELKESAPFAVIGSNTVVEAKGQRVRGRLYPWGIVEVENQAHCDFVKLRNMLIRTHMHDLKDVTCDVHYENYRAHCIQQMTSKLTQDSRMESPIPILPLPTPDAETEKLIRMKDEELRRMQEMLQKMKQQMQDQ; from the exons ATGAGCACAGGACTGCGGTACAAAAGCAAGCTGGCGACCCCAG AGGACAAACAG GACATCGACAAGCAGTACGTTGGCTTCGCCACACTGCCCAACCAGGTGCACCGCAAGTCCGTCAAGAAAGGTTTCGACTTCACGCTCATGGTGGCCG GTGAGTCCGGCCTGGGGAAGTCCACCCTTGTCCATAGCCTCTTTCTGACCGACCTGTATAAGGACCGGAAACTGCTGAGTGCTGAGG AACGCATCAACCAGACGGTAGAGATCCTGAAACACACCGTCGACATTGAGGAGAAGGGGGTCAAGTTAAAGCTCACCATTGTGGACACGCCCGGCTTTGGGGACGCGGTGAACAACTCTGAATG TTGGAAGCCCATCACTGACTATGTGGACCAGCAGTTTGAGCAGTATTTCCGTGATGAGAGTGGCCTGAACCGCAAGAACATCCAGGACAACCGGGTACACTGCTGCCTGTACTTCATCTCCCCGTTCGGACACGG actgAGGCCAGTGGATGTAGGCTTCATGAAGGCACTGCATGAGAAGGTGAACATCGTCCCACTCATCGCCAAAGCTGACTGCCTGGTGCCCAGTGAGATCCGGAAGCTGAAGGACAGA ATACGTGAGGAGATCGACAAGTTTGGGATCCACGTGTACCAGTTTCCAGAATGTGATTCGGATGAAGATGAAGACTTCAAGCAACAGGACCGGGAACTGAAG GAAAGTGCACCCTTCGCCGTTATTGGCAGCAACACTGTGGTGGAGGCCAAGGGGCAGCGGGTCCGGGGGCGACTGTACCCCTGGGGGATCGTCGAAG TGGAGAATCAGGCGCACTGCGACTTTGTGAAGCTCCGCAACATGCTCATCCGCACTCACATGCACGACCTCAAAGATGTGACGTGCGACGTGCACTATGAGAACTACCGTGCCCACTGCATCCAGCAGATGACCAG CAAACTCACCCAGGACAGCCGCATGGAGAGCCCCATTCCTATCCTCCCACTACCCACACCGGATGCGGAGACCGAGAAGCTCATCAGGATGAAGGATGAAGAG CTAAGGCGCATGCAGGAGATGTTGCAGAAGATGAAGCAGCAAATGCAAGACCAGTGA
- the Gp1bb gene encoding platelet glycoprotein Ib beta chain isoform 1 precursor (isoform 1 precursor is encoded by transcript variant 1) encodes MLPPHPSASLSGPRGALSLLLLLLALLSRPASGCPAPCSCAGTLVDCGRRGLTWASLPAAFPPDTTELVLTGNNLTALPPGLLDALPALRAAHLGANPWRCDCRLLPLRAWLAGRPERAPYRDLRCVAPPALRGRLLPYVAEDELRAACAPGLLCWGALVAQLALLVLGLLHALLLALLLGRLRRLRARARARSIQEFSLTAPLVAESARGGAS; translated from the coding sequence ATGCTCCCGCCTCATCCTAGTGCTTCTCTTTCAGGGCCCCGTGGGGCGCTGAGCCTGCTGCTTCTGTTGCTAGCGCTGCTCAGCCGCCCAGCCTCTGGCTGCCCCGCGCCATGCAGCTGCGCAGGGACGCTCGTGGACTGTGGGCGCCGCGGGCTGACCTGGGCGTCGCTGCCGGCTGCCTTCCCTCCCGACACCACCGAATTGGTGCTGACCGGCAACAACCTGACGGCGCTGCCGCCCGGGCTTCTGGACGCGTTGCCTGCTCTGCGCGCAGCACACCTGGGCGCCAACCCCTGGCGCTGCGACTGCCGCCTATTGCCGCTGCGCGCCTGGCTGGCCGGCCGCCCGGAGCGCGCGCCCTACCGCGACCTGCGCTGTGTCGCGCCCCCAGCGCTGCGCGGCCGCTTGCTGCCCTACGTGGCGGAGGATGAGCTGCGGGCCGCGTGCGCACCCGGTCTACTCTGCTGGGGAGCACTGGTGGCCCAGCTAGCACTGCTGGTCCTCGGGCTGCTACACGCGCTGCTATTGGCACTTCTACTAGGTCGCCTGCGGAGgctgcgcgcgcgtgcgcgcgcacgctCCATCCAAGAGTTCTCTCTCACAGCCCCGCTGGTGGCCGAGTCGGCCAGAGGTGGTGCATCCTAA
- the Gp1bb gene encoding platelet glycoprotein Ib beta chain isoform 2 precursor (isoform 2 precursor is encoded by transcript variant 2): MGSRPRGALSLLLLLLALLSRPASGCPAPCSCAGTLVDCGRRGLTWASLPAAFPPDTTELVLTGNNLTALPPGLLDALPALRAAHLGANPWRCDCRLLPLRAWLAGRPERAPYRDLRCVAPPALRGRLLPYVAEDELRAACAPGLLCWGALVAQLALLVLGLLHALLLALLLGRLRRLRARARARSIQEFSLTAPLVAESARGGAS, encoded by the exons ATGGGCTCCC GGCCCCGTGGGGCGCTGAGCCTGCTGCTTCTGTTGCTAGCGCTGCTCAGCCGCCCAGCCTCTGGCTGCCCCGCGCCATGCAGCTGCGCAGGGACGCTCGTGGACTGTGGGCGCCGCGGGCTGACCTGGGCGTCGCTGCCGGCTGCCTTCCCTCCCGACACCACCGAATTGGTGCTGACCGGCAACAACCTGACGGCGCTGCCGCCCGGGCTTCTGGACGCGTTGCCTGCTCTGCGCGCAGCACACCTGGGCGCCAACCCCTGGCGCTGCGACTGCCGCCTATTGCCGCTGCGCGCCTGGCTGGCCGGCCGCCCGGAGCGCGCGCCCTACCGCGACCTGCGCTGTGTCGCGCCCCCAGCGCTGCGCGGCCGCTTGCTGCCCTACGTGGCGGAGGATGAGCTGCGGGCCGCGTGCGCACCCGGTCTACTCTGCTGGGGAGCACTGGTGGCCCAGCTAGCACTGCTGGTCCTCGGGCTGCTACACGCGCTGCTATTGGCACTTCTACTAGGTCGCCTGCGGAGgctgcgcgcgcgtgcgcgcgcacgctCCATCCAAGAGTTCTCTCTCACAGCCCCGCTGGTGGCCGAGTCGGCCAGAGGTGGTGCATCCTAA